A window from Flavobacterium sp. 83 encodes these proteins:
- the ilvD gene encoding dihydroxy-acid dehydratase has protein sequence MELNKYSKTITQDETQPASQAMFYGIGLTEEDLKKAQVGIVSMGYDGNPCNMHLNDLAKDIKTGVWKEDLVGLIFNTIGVSDGISNGNDGMRFSLVSRDVIADSIETVMGAQWYDGLIAVPGCDKNMPGALMAMGRVNRPSIMVYGGSIHPGKWKGEDLNIVSAFEALGKKIKNTITPEDFKGVIQNACPGAGACGGMYTANTMSSAIEALGMSLPYSSSNPALSPEKKQECVDAGKAIRILLEKDIKPRDIMTRKAFENAITMVAVLGGSTNAVMHLIAMAHAVGIELTLKDFQDISDKTPLLADLKPSGKYLMEDLHNVGGVPAVMKYLLKEGFLHGECLTVTGKTIAENLASIPDLHDGQEVIHEIQKALKATGNIQILYGNLASEGCVAKISGKEGEFFEGTAVVFEGEKDVIRGIQAGEVKPGNVVIIRYCGPKGGPGMSEMLKPTSAIMGAGLGSTVALITDGRFSGGSHGFVVGHVTPEAYEGGGIALIENGDVITIDAVKNTINMKISDEELAKRKANWVQPVSPIKQGVLLKYMRSVSSASEGCVTDK, from the coding sequence ATGGAATTAAATAAATACAGTAAAACAATCACCCAGGACGAAACACAACCAGCTTCTCAAGCGATGTTTTACGGAATTGGTCTGACAGAAGAAGATCTTAAAAAAGCGCAAGTAGGAATTGTGAGTATGGGTTACGACGGAAATCCTTGTAATATGCACTTAAATGATTTGGCTAAAGATATTAAGACTGGCGTCTGGAAAGAAGATTTAGTGGGTTTGATTTTTAATACTATTGGTGTAAGTGATGGTATTTCTAATGGTAATGATGGAATGCGTTTTTCTCTGGTTTCTCGTGATGTAATTGCAGATTCAATCGAAACAGTTATGGGAGCCCAATGGTATGACGGTCTGATTGCTGTTCCAGGTTGTGATAAAAATATGCCGGGAGCTTTAATGGCTATGGGTAGAGTAAATCGCCCATCTATTATGGTTTATGGTGGATCCATTCATCCAGGAAAATGGAAAGGTGAAGATTTGAATATTGTTTCTGCTTTTGAAGCTTTAGGAAAAAAAATTAAGAATACAATTACACCTGAAGATTTCAAAGGAGTAATTCAAAATGCTTGTCCAGGTGCAGGTGCTTGTGGTGGAATGTATACTGCAAACACAATGTCATCAGCAATTGAAGCATTAGGAATGAGTTTGCCTTACAGTTCTTCTAATCCTGCTTTGAGTCCAGAAAAGAAACAAGAATGTGTTGATGCTGGTAAAGCTATCAGAATATTATTAGAAAAAGATATAAAACCAAGAGATATCATGACTCGTAAAGCATTTGAAAATGCAATTACGATGGTAGCTGTTTTAGGAGGTTCAACCAATGCGGTAATGCATTTAATTGCAATGGCACACGCTGTAGGTATTGAATTGACATTGAAAGATTTTCAAGATATCAGTGATAAAACACCATTATTAGCCGACTTGAAACCAAGCGGTAAATACTTAATGGAAGATTTACATAATGTAGGAGGCGTTCCAGCAGTAATGAAATATTTATTAAAAGAAGGTTTCTTACACGGTGAATGTTTGACAGTAACGGGAAAAACAATAGCTGAAAATTTAGCTTCAATTCCTGATTTACATGATGGTCAAGAAGTAATTCATGAAATCCAAAAAGCATTAAAAGCTACTGGAAATATTCAAATTCTATACGGAAATTTAGCTTCCGAAGGTTGTGTGGCTAAAATTAGCGGTAAAGAAGGTGAGTTTTTTGAAGGTACAGCGGTAGTTTTTGAAGGTGAAAAAGATGTGATTAGAGGAATACAAGCAGGTGAAGTGAAACCTGGAAACGTAGTGATTATTCGTTACTGTGGTCCAAAAGGTGGTCCTGGTATGTCTGAAATGTTAAAACCAACATCTGCCATTATGGGAGCTGGTCTAGGAAGTACTGTTGCTTTGATTACTGATGGGCGTTTCTCTGGAGGTTCTCACGGTTTTGTGGTAGGACACGTTACTCCAGAAGCCTATGAAGGTGGAGGAATTGCATTGATAGAAAACGGTGATGTGATTACAATTGATGCTGTGAAAAACACTATCAATATGAAAATATCTGACGAAGAATTGGCAAAACGTAAAGCCAACTGGGTTCAACCAGTATCACCAATTAAACAAGGAGTGTTACTTAAATATATGCGTTCGGTCTCCAGTGCCTCTGAAGGATGTGTAACCGATAAATAA
- the ilvB gene encoding biosynthetic-type acetolactate synthase large subunit encodes MGTKKISGAEAVIRCLLEEGVDLVYGYPGGAIMPVYDELYKFQDQLQHVLVRHEQGATHAAQGFARATGKVGVAIATSGPGATNLVTGIADAQIDSTPMVCITGQVGKHLLGSDAFQETDIIGISTPVTKWNYQITEAHEIPEIIAKAFFIARSGRPGPVLIDITKNAQFDEIEFSYKKCTSIRSYNPKPTLDIEKIKEAAELINNAKKPYIVFGQGIILSEAEEQLKALVEKSGIPAAWTILGLSALPTDHPLNVGMLGMHGNYGPNLLTNECDVLIALGMRFDDRVTGNLATYAKQAKVIHFEIDPSEIDKNVKTTVAVLADVKESLTALLPLIKSNTHESWHNEFKEMYKIEQEEVINDELKPKKEGISMGETIEMINKHSKGDAIIVPDVGQHQMFACRYAKFNSTKSIINSGGLGTMGFALPAAIGAKMGMPEREVVAIIGDGGFQMTIQELGTIFQTKVPVKIVVLNNEFLGMVRQWQQLFFDKRYASTEMTNPNFIAIAEGYYIKAKKVTKREDLDAAVAEMMASKESYFLEVMVEKENNVFPMIPTGASVSEMRLS; translated from the coding sequence ATGGGAACAAAAAAAATATCAGGCGCAGAAGCCGTTATTAGATGCTTATTAGAAGAAGGAGTAGACTTGGTTTATGGCTATCCAGGTGGTGCCATCATGCCGGTTTACGACGAATTATATAAATTTCAAGATCAATTGCAGCATGTTTTAGTACGCCACGAACAAGGGGCGACTCATGCCGCTCAAGGATTTGCAAGAGCAACAGGGAAAGTTGGTGTGGCAATAGCTACTTCAGGTCCCGGAGCAACAAATCTTGTAACTGGAATTGCCGATGCTCAGATTGATTCTACTCCAATGGTTTGTATTACTGGTCAGGTAGGAAAACATTTATTAGGTTCAGATGCGTTTCAAGAAACCGATATTATTGGAATTTCTACTCCGGTTACTAAATGGAATTATCAAATTACTGAGGCACATGAAATACCTGAAATAATTGCTAAAGCTTTTTTTATTGCAAGATCAGGTCGTCCTGGGCCCGTATTGATTGATATTACAAAAAATGCTCAGTTTGACGAAATTGAATTCAGTTATAAAAAATGTACTAGCATTAGAAGTTATAATCCAAAGCCAACTTTAGATATTGAAAAAATCAAAGAAGCTGCGGAGCTAATTAATAATGCAAAAAAACCATATATCGTTTTTGGTCAGGGAATTATTCTTAGCGAAGCTGAAGAACAGTTAAAAGCATTAGTTGAAAAATCTGGAATTCCAGCTGCTTGGACTATTTTAGGACTTTCGGCATTGCCAACAGATCATCCCTTAAATGTAGGAATGTTAGGAATGCACGGAAATTACGGACCTAATCTATTAACAAACGAGTGTGATGTTTTGATTGCACTTGGAATGCGTTTTGATGACCGTGTGACTGGAAATTTAGCCACTTATGCAAAACAAGCTAAAGTTATTCACTTCGAAATTGATCCGTCGGAGATAGATAAAAACGTAAAAACAACTGTGGCCGTTTTAGCCGATGTCAAAGAATCGCTGACTGCCTTACTCCCTTTAATCAAAAGTAACACACATGAATCTTGGCACAACGAGTTCAAGGAAATGTATAAAATTGAACAAGAAGAAGTAATCAATGACGAGTTAAAACCTAAGAAAGAAGGAATTTCCATGGGGGAAACTATCGAAATGATTAACAAACATTCTAAAGGTGACGCTATAATTGTACCTGATGTAGGGCAACACCAGATGTTTGCCTGTCGTTATGCTAAATTCAATTCGACTAAAAGCATCATTAATTCTGGAGGTTTAGGAACGATGGGATTTGCTTTACCGGCTGCGATTGGGGCCAAAATGGGAATGCCGGAACGTGAAGTGGTTGCTATTATTGGTGATGGTGGTTTTCAAATGACCATTCAGGAATTAGGAACTATTTTTCAAACTAAAGTTCCTGTAAAAATTGTTGTTTTGAACAACGAATTTTTAGGAATGGTGCGTCAGTGGCAACAATTGTTTTTTGACAAAAGATATGCTTCTACGGAAATGACCAATCCTAACTTTATAGCGATTGCTGAAGGTTATTATATTAAAGCAAAAAAAGTAACCAAAAGAGAAGATTTAGATGCGGCCGTTGCTGAAATGATGGCTTCAAAAGAATCGTACTTCCTTGAAGTTATGGTAGAAAAAGAAAATAATGTATTCCCAATGATTCCAACAGGAGCATCGGTTTCTGAGATGAGATTAAGTTAA
- the ilvN gene encoding acetolactate synthase small subunit: protein MENKTFTISVYSENNVGLLNRISGIFLKRHINILSLNVSESEIENVSRFIIVVDTTEKWVQNIVGQIEKQIEVIKAFYHVDEETIFLESALFKIHSSLLFDERQIQNIIKESHSEIVTVSRDFFVISKSGRRSEIEELYEKLKPFGIMQFVRSGRISVSKEKMEISTLLEELK, encoded by the coding sequence ATGGAAAATAAAACATTCACCATTTCTGTTTATTCAGAAAACAACGTTGGCTTATTAAACAGAATATCTGGAATATTCTTGAAACGCCATATCAATATATTGAGTCTAAATGTATCCGAATCAGAAATAGAAAATGTTTCCAGATTCATCATCGTAGTAGATACAACTGAAAAATGGGTACAAAATATTGTAGGCCAAATCGAAAAACAAATCGAAGTAATCAAAGCTTTTTATCATGTAGATGAAGAAACTATTTTTTTAGAAAGTGCTTTGTTCAAAATACATTCCAGTTTATTATTTGATGAAAGACAAATACAAAATATCATTAAAGAAAGCCACTCAGAAATCGTTACTGTATCAAGAGACTTTTTTGTAATTTCAAAATCAGGAAGGCGTTCTGAAATTGAAGAACTTTATGAAAAATTAAAACCTTTCGGAATAATGCAGTTTGTGCGTTCAGGAAGAATATCAGTTTCCAAAGAAAAAATGGAAATATCAACTTTATTAGAAGAACTTAAATAG
- the ilvC gene encoding ketol-acid reductoisomerase translates to MANYFNSLPLRLQLEQLGVCEFMDQSEFSNGIAALAGKKVVIVGCGAQGLNQGLNMRDSGLDISYALRAEAIAQKRASYMNAADNGFKVGTYEELIPTADLVCNLTPDKQHTAVVTAIMPLMKNGSTLAYSHGFNIVEEGMQIRKDITVIMCAPKCPGSEVREEYKRGFGVPTLIAVHPENDPNGEGFEQAKAYAVATGGHKAGVLNSSFVAEVKSDLMGEQTILCGMLQTGSILCFDKMVEKGIEPAYASKLIQYGWETITEALKHGGITNMMDRLSNPAKIEAYEISEELKDIMRPLFQKHQDDIISGEFSRNMMIDWDNNDVNLLTWRAATAETNFEKTAPTAAHISEQEYFDNGVLMIAMVKAGVELAFETMTQSGIIEESAYYESLHELPLIANTVARKKLYEMNRIISDTAEYGCYLFDHACKPLLVDFMKTVDTNIIGKPFSTSNGVDNAVLIAVNKSIRQHPIEEVGEWLRESMTAMKKIG, encoded by the coding sequence ATGGCAAATTATTTCAATTCATTACCACTTAGATTACAATTAGAACAATTAGGCGTTTGCGAATTCATGGATCAATCTGAATTTTCAAATGGTATAGCAGCATTAGCAGGAAAAAAAGTAGTTATCGTAGGTTGTGGAGCTCAAGGTTTGAACCAAGGTTTAAACATGAGAGATTCGGGTTTAGATATTTCTTACGCATTGCGTGCAGAAGCAATTGCTCAAAAAAGAGCTTCTTACATGAATGCTGCTGATAATGGTTTCAAAGTGGGAACTTATGAAGAATTAATTCCAACTGCTGATTTGGTTTGTAACCTTACACCAGATAAACAACATACTGCTGTAGTAACAGCAATCATGCCTTTGATGAAAAACGGTTCAACATTAGCTTATTCTCATGGTTTCAATATCGTAGAAGAGGGAATGCAAATTCGTAAAGACATCACGGTTATCATGTGTGCTCCTAAATGTCCAGGATCTGAAGTTCGTGAAGAATATAAAAGAGGTTTTGGTGTACCAACTTTAATCGCAGTTCACCCTGAAAATGATCCAAACGGAGAAGGTTTCGAACAAGCAAAAGCATACGCAGTTGCTACTGGTGGACATAAAGCTGGAGTTTTGAACTCATCTTTTGTTGCTGAAGTAAAATCGGATTTAATGGGAGAACAAACCATTCTTTGTGGAATGTTACAAACAGGTTCAATTTTATGTTTCGATAAAATGGTTGAAAAAGGAATCGAGCCAGCTTATGCTTCAAAATTAATTCAGTACGGTTGGGAAACTATAACTGAAGCTTTGAAACATGGTGGAATTACAAACATGATGGATCGTCTTTCTAATCCTGCAAAAATTGAAGCTTATGAAATTTCGGAAGAATTGAAAGATATTATGCGTCCGTTATTCCAAAAACATCAAGATGATATTATTTCTGGAGAATTTTCAAGAAACATGATGATTGACTGGGACAATAATGATGTTAATTTATTGACTTGGAGAGCTGCAACTGCAGAAACTAATTTTGAAAAAACGGCTCCAACAGCAGCTCATATTTCAGAACAAGAATATTTTGACAATGGTGTTTTAATGATTGCAATGGTTAAAGCGGGTGTAGAATTAGCTTTCGAAACAATGACACAATCAGGAATCATTGAAGAATCAGCTTACTACGAATCTTTACATGAATTACCTTTGATTGCAAATACAGTTGCAAGAAAAAAATTATATGAAATGAACAGAATCATTTCTGATACAGCAGAATACGGTTGTTATTTGTTTGATCATGCTTGTAAGCCTTTATTGGTTGATTTTATGAAAACTGTAGACACAAACATAATTGGTAAACCATTCTCAACTTCTAACGGAGTAGATAATGCAGTACTTATTGCCGTAAATAAAAGTATTCGTCAACACCCTATTGAAGAAGTAGGAGAGTGGTTGAGAGAATCTATGACTGCAATGAAAAAAATAGGATAA
- the acs gene encoding acetate--CoA ligase: protein MSYYKIDNLEQYFKHYNKSVREPRKFWGKIAEENFTWYQQWDKVVDFNMAEAEVKWFTEAKVNMTKNCIDRHLAKRGDKTAIIFEPNDPTETALHISYNELHQSVCKMANVLREQGIKKGDRVCIYLPMIPELAITTLACARIGAIHSVVFAGFSASAVATRINDSECKMVITSDGGYRGNKTIDLKGIIDEALINCPCVSNVLVVKRTNTTVNMKESRDQWLQPLLDEASDNNVAEIMDAEDPLFILYTSGSTGKPKGMVHTTAGYMVYTAYTFKNVFNHEENDIFWCTADIGWITGHSYALYGPLLNGGTTVIFEGVPSYPDFSRFWEIIEKHKVTQFYTAPTAIRALAKESLEYVQKFPLKSLKVIGSVGEPINEEAWHWYNDHVGDKRCPVVDTWWQTETGGIMISPIAFVTPTKPTYATLPLPGIQPVLMDEKRNEIEGNQVVGSLCIKFPWPGIARTIWGDHQRYIDTYFSTFPGKYFTGDGALRDEVGYYRITGRVDDVVIVSGHNLGTAPIEDAINEHPAVAESAIVGFPHDVKGNALYGFVILKETGETRNKENLIKEINQHISDHIGPIAKLDKIQFVSGLPKTRSGKIMRRILRKIAEGDYSNFGDTTTLLNPEIVEEIKEGKL from the coding sequence ATGAGCTACTATAAAATTGATAATTTAGAACAATATTTTAAACATTATAATAAATCAGTTCGTGAGCCAAGAAAATTTTGGGGTAAAATAGCAGAAGAAAATTTTACATGGTACCAGCAATGGGATAAAGTTGTAGATTTTAATATGGCTGAAGCAGAAGTAAAATGGTTTACGGAAGCTAAAGTGAATATGACTAAAAACTGTATTGACAGACATCTTGCTAAAAGAGGTGATAAAACGGCTATTATTTTTGAACCAAACGATCCTACAGAAACAGCTTTACATATTTCTTATAATGAATTACACCAAAGTGTTTGCAAAATGGCAAACGTTTTGCGTGAACAAGGTATAAAAAAAGGAGATCGTGTTTGTATTTATTTACCAATGATTCCTGAATTGGCAATAACTACATTAGCGTGTGCCAGAATTGGGGCAATCCATTCCGTTGTTTTTGCTGGATTTTCAGCTTCGGCAGTTGCAACTAGAATTAATGATAGTGAATGCAAAATGGTCATCACATCAGATGGTGGTTACCGTGGTAATAAAACTATTGATTTAAAAGGAATAATTGATGAAGCATTGATAAATTGTCCTTGTGTTTCAAATGTTTTAGTAGTTAAAAGGACGAATACAACTGTAAATATGAAAGAAAGTCGTGACCAATGGTTGCAACCTCTTTTAGACGAAGCATCGGACAATAATGTAGCTGAAATTATGGATGCCGAAGATCCGTTGTTTATTCTTTATACTTCCGGTTCTACAGGTAAACCAAAAGGAATGGTACATACTACAGCAGGATACATGGTTTATACTGCTTACACGTTTAAAAATGTTTTTAATCATGAAGAAAACGATATTTTTTGGTGTACCGCTGATATAGGATGGATTACGGGACATTCTTACGCTCTATATGGTCCATTATTGAATGGCGGAACTACTGTTATTTTTGAAGGAGTTCCTTCTTATCCTGATTTTAGTCGTTTCTGGGAAATTATCGAAAAACATAAAGTTACTCAGTTTTACACTGCACCAACCGCTATTCGTGCTTTAGCAAAAGAAAGCTTAGAATATGTACAAAAATTCCCTTTAAAATCATTAAAAGTAATCGGTTCAGTAGGTGAGCCTATCAACGAAGAAGCTTGGCATTGGTATAATGACCATGTTGGAGATAAAAGATGTCCTGTAGTAGATACATGGTGGCAAACTGAAACAGGTGGAATTATGATTTCTCCAATCGCTTTTGTAACGCCAACTAAACCAACTTATGCAACTTTACCATTACCTGGAATTCAACCGGTATTGATGGATGAAAAACGAAATGAAATAGAAGGCAATCAAGTGGTAGGAAGTTTGTGTATTAAATTTCCATGGCCTGGAATTGCCAGAACCATTTGGGGAGATCATCAAAGATATATAGATACTTATTTTTCTACTTTTCCAGGAAAATATTTCACTGGAGACGGTGCTTTACGTGACGAAGTAGGGTATTATAGAATTACAGGTCGTGTAGATGATGTTGTTATTGTTTCGGGACATAATTTAGGAACTGCCCCTATTGAAGATGCAATTAATGAGCATCCTGCAGTAGCAGAATCCGCAATTGTAGGTTTCCCGCATGATGTAAAAGGAAATGCATTATACGGTTTTGTTATTCTAAAAGAAACTGGAGAAACAAGAAATAAAGAAAATCTTATCAAAGAAATAAATCAGCATATATCAGATCATATCGGTCCAATTGCTAAATTAGATAAAATTCAATTTGTTTCCGGTCTACCAAAAACCCGTTCAGGAAAAATCATGCGTAGAATTCTACGTAAAATAGCCGAAGGAGATTATTCGAATTTTGGAGATACTACAACATTATTAAATCCTGAAATTGTAGAAGAAATAAAAGAAGGAAAATTGTAA
- a CDS encoding NAD(P)/FAD-dependent oxidoreductase translates to MKNKEVLIIGGGLAGLTAAIHLSKIGFKITVVEKNEFPKHKVCGEYISNEVLPYFNWLDLKIADLHPATITKLNFSTAKGKTIKSTLPLGGFGISRYALDEYLYKKAIANGCTIIQDYVETIVFENEIFTVTTSKKTILKAKIVIGAFGKRSIIDQKLNRNFIQKKSPWLAVKGHYSGDIPSDIVGLHNFNGGYCGVSKVENNIINICYLADYETFKKFKNVEEYQNNVVFQNPHLKTIFENTNLLFEKPLTISQISFEKKQAVENHILMIGDTAGLIHPLCGNGMAMAIHSAKIVSELVAKYCNDDIKSRNELEEKYNKEWNSNFSKRLKIGKLLSNLLQNQKLSGLLMRILITFPFLLPKIIKKTHGKPIILN, encoded by the coding sequence ATGAAAAATAAGGAAGTCTTAATTATTGGTGGTGGTTTAGCAGGTTTGACTGCTGCAATTCATTTGTCAAAAATTGGATTTAAAATTACTGTTGTTGAAAAAAATGAATTTCCAAAGCACAAAGTTTGTGGAGAATATATTTCCAATGAAGTTTTACCTTATTTCAATTGGCTTGATTTAAAAATAGCTGATTTACACCCTGCAACAATAACAAAACTTAACTTTTCGACAGCTAAAGGAAAGACAATTAAAAGTACTTTGCCTCTTGGAGGATTTGGAATTAGTCGGTATGCTCTTGATGAATATTTATATAAAAAAGCAATTGCAAATGGTTGTACAATTATTCAGGATTATGTAGAAACAATCGTTTTTGAAAATGAAATATTTACCGTAACAACTTCAAAAAAAACTATTTTAAAAGCTAAAATTGTAATTGGAGCTTTTGGCAAACGTTCAATTATTGATCAAAAACTAAATCGTAATTTTATCCAAAAAAAATCACCTTGGTTGGCTGTAAAAGGTCATTATTCTGGAGATATTCCTAGTGATATAGTTGGATTACATAATTTTAATGGTGGTTATTGTGGTGTTTCAAAAGTAGAAAACAATATAATTAATATATGTTATTTAGCAGATTACGAAACCTTTAAGAAGTTTAAAAACGTTGAAGAATATCAAAATAACGTCGTTTTTCAAAACCCACATTTAAAAACAATTTTCGAAAACACTAACTTACTTTTTGAAAAACCGTTAACAATAAGCCAAATATCTTTTGAAAAAAAACAAGCGGTTGAGAATCATATATTAATGATTGGAGATACAGCTGGACTAATTCATCCTTTATGTGGAAATGGAATGGCAATGGCTATCCATAGTGCTAAAATTGTGTCTGAATTAGTAGCGAAATATTGCAATGATGACATCAAATCCAGAAACGAATTAGAAGAAAAATACAATAAGGAATGGAATTCTAATTTTAGTAAAAGATTAAAAATAGGGAAGCTTTTATCTAATCTTTTGCAAAATCAAAAACTTTCAGGTCTATTGATGCGTATATTGATTACATTTCCTTTTTTATTACCGAAGATTATAAAAAAAACGCATGGAAAACCTATAATTTTAAACTGA